In one Neobacillus sp. WH10 genomic region, the following are encoded:
- a CDS encoding YpdA family putative bacillithiol disulfide reductase has protein sequence MQSEDVIIVGGGPCGLAAAISLQEIGKKPLIIEKGNVVNSIFHYPTHQTFFSTSEKLEIGEMPFVTDSYKPKRNQALVYYREVAKRKQLRINAFETVIKVSKQNDQFHVQTDKNTYSANFVIIATGYYDHPNFMDVPGEGLPKVFHYFKEAHPYFDKDVCVIGGKNSSVDAAIELVNAGARVTVLYRGEEYSPSIKPWILPEFESLVRNGIIVMEFRANVIEITENQVIYSKEGQQKTIKNDFVFAMTGYHPDHKFLKKMGVKIDEETGRPLFDSETMETNIEGIYIAGVIAAGNNANEIFIENGRFHGGQIARSILEKETKG, from the coding sequence TTGCAATCAGAAGATGTTATTATAGTCGGCGGAGGTCCTTGTGGTTTAGCAGCCGCTATTTCTTTACAGGAAATTGGAAAAAAACCTTTAATTATTGAAAAGGGGAACGTGGTTAATTCTATATTCCATTATCCAACACATCAAACCTTTTTCAGCACAAGCGAAAAATTAGAAATCGGTGAAATGCCATTTGTAACAGATAGTTATAAACCTAAAAGAAACCAGGCACTTGTATATTATCGTGAGGTAGCAAAGCGCAAGCAGCTCCGTATAAACGCGTTTGAAACAGTCATAAAAGTGTCCAAACAGAATGATCAATTTCATGTTCAAACGGATAAAAATACCTATAGTGCAAATTTTGTAATCATTGCAACAGGTTACTATGATCATCCTAACTTCATGGACGTTCCTGGCGAAGGTTTACCAAAAGTTTTTCATTATTTTAAAGAGGCCCATCCTTATTTTGATAAAGATGTTTGTGTGATCGGAGGAAAAAATTCCAGTGTCGATGCCGCTATTGAACTTGTAAATGCAGGGGCTCGTGTAACCGTTTTGTATCGCGGTGAGGAATATTCTCCTAGTATTAAACCATGGATTCTTCCTGAATTCGAATCCTTAGTGAGAAACGGCATAATTGTTATGGAGTTTCGTGCAAATGTTATAGAAATTACCGAAAACCAAGTGATATATAGCAAGGAAGGGCAACAAAAGACTATAAAAAATGATTTTGTTTTCGCTATGACCGGCTACCATCCTGACCACAAATTTTTAAAAAAAATGGGTGTGAAAATTGATGAGGAAACGGGAAGACCTCTTTTTGACTCAGAGACAATGGAGACTAATATCGAGGGAATCTATATTGCAGGTGTCATTGCAGCTGGAAATAATGCTAATGAAATATTCATTGAAAATGGCCGGTTCCATGGCGGACAAATTGCACGTTCAATTTTAGAAAAAGAAACAAAGGGATGA
- a CDS encoding genetic competence negative regulator, protein MRLERLTANKIKIFLTSDDLFERGLSKEDIWKDSSKWNQLFHDMLEEASEEFDVDIHGSVAVEIFSLQAQGMILIITVDEVKDDEELLFDGYIEMQVRVEGCEELLYEFKEFEDLIGLAKMLSNIEIFGGSLYSLHNRYYLLMDQVDAAKKEKAACILSEFGNPSILSPFVLTEYGKQILEHTTVETILHFFK, encoded by the coding sequence ATGCGCTTAGAACGCTTAACGGCCAATAAAATAAAAATTTTTTTAACCTCTGATGATTTGTTTGAAAGAGGGCTTTCCAAAGAAGATATTTGGAAGGATTCAAGTAAATGGAATCAGCTATTTCATGATATGCTTGAAGAGGCAAGTGAGGAATTTGATGTTGATATTCATGGTTCAGTAGCAGTTGAAATCTTCTCCCTTCAGGCACAAGGGATGATCTTGATCATTACGGTTGACGAAGTAAAAGATGATGAAGAGTTACTTTTTGATGGGTACATTGAAATGCAGGTAAGGGTTGAAGGCTGTGAAGAGCTATTATATGAGTTTAAAGAATTTGAGGATCTTATTGGCCTAGCAAAAATGCTATCAAATATAGAGATATTCGGTGGAAGCCTCTATTCACTCCATAACCGCTATTACCTTTTGATGGACCAAGTAGATGCAGCTAAAAAAGAAAAGGCTGCCTGTATTTTATCAGAATTTGGTAACCCCTCTATTTTAAGTCCATTTGTGCTTACTGAATATGGGAAACAAATCCTCGAGCATACAACAGTGGAAACCATTCTGCATTTTTTTAAGTAA
- a CDS encoding spore coat associated protein CotJA codes for MNTHHKSYQPYASPFDPCQPITTKTYSTPPHLYLRFQPPNLPQFTPFEALRAGTLWKDLYDPYFNPSEMAKGGLPT; via the coding sequence ATGAATACTCATCATAAATCGTATCAGCCTTATGCGAGTCCATTTGACCCTTGTCAACCAATTACTACAAAAACTTATTCCACCCCACCTCATTTATATTTGAGATTTCAACCACCGAATCTTCCTCAATTTACACCGTTTGAAGCACTAAGAGCCGGTACGCTGTGGAAAGACCTTTATGATCCATATTTTAACCCTTCTGAGATGGCTAAAGGGGGACTTCCAACATGA
- a CDS encoding asparaginase — protein MKKVVLLTTGGTIASKPNKDSGKLASGALTGEELAAMCNLPNDIEVIVDSVFQKASIHITFEDLVFLKNKIEDYFKDEAVSGVVVTHGTDTMEETAYFLDLTVSDYRPVVVTGSQRSPEDLGSDVYINLRHAIYSACSSDLQNSGTVVVFNERIFAARYVKKEHASNIQGFNAFGFGYLGIIDNDQVHVFQKPIKRENYEINSTIPQVEIIKCYIGADGKFIKAAREAGVGGIVLEGVGRGQVAPKMMEEIEKAIKDGIKIVITTSAEEGAVYTTYDYEGSAFDLYKKGVILGSDNDSKKARIKLAVVMASGIETINF, from the coding sequence ATGAAAAAGGTTGTTCTTTTAACAACAGGCGGTACAATTGCAAGTAAACCAAATAAGGATTCAGGAAAATTAGCCTCAGGTGCCTTAACGGGTGAGGAGCTTGCTGCAATGTGTAATTTACCAAATGACATTGAAGTAATTGTCGACTCCGTTTTTCAAAAGGCAAGCATTCATATAACTTTTGAGGATTTAGTTTTTCTAAAAAACAAAATTGAGGATTATTTTAAAGATGAAGCAGTTTCCGGAGTGGTTGTCACTCATGGTACTGATACGATGGAAGAAACGGCGTATTTCTTGGATTTGACAGTCAGTGATTACAGACCAGTGGTAGTAACTGGTTCACAGCGTTCTCCTGAAGATTTAGGAAGTGATGTATACATTAACTTAAGGCACGCTATTTATTCGGCTTGTTCAAGTGATTTACAGAATTCCGGTACTGTTGTCGTTTTTAATGAACGAATTTTTGCTGCCCGGTATGTAAAAAAAGAACATGCCTCTAATATTCAAGGATTTAATGCTTTTGGATTTGGTTATCTCGGTATTATTGACAATGACCAGGTTCATGTCTTTCAAAAACCTATTAAGAGAGAAAACTATGAAATTAATTCAACTATTCCACAAGTAGAAATTATTAAGTGCTATATTGGTGCAGATGGGAAATTTATCAAGGCTGCTCGTGAGGCAGGTGTAGGTGGAATTGTCCTAGAAGGAGTAGGAAGAGGACAGGTGGCTCCTAAGATGATGGAAGAAATCGAAAAGGCCATTAAAGATGGAATAAAAATAGTTATTACAACCAGTGCTGAAGAAGGGGCTGTATACACAACCTATGATTATGAGGGTAGTGCTTTTGACCTTTATAAAAAGGGTGTAATCCTTGGGAGTGATAATGACTCAAAGAAGGCAAGAATTAAATTGGCTGTAGTAATGGCAAGCGGCATAGAGACGATCAATTTTTAA
- a CDS encoding type II CAAX endopeptidase family protein — protein MKKKYNEIIASLTDKELLYHLYLTQIILLAISFILGFLLFDHFSYLNQIHLGEIDIIAIGIPAGFTVVIIDIGLMKWLPSSYYDDGGLNERIFKNRNVIHIFVIALLVAFSEELLFRGIIQTKVGLILASIIFAIIHYRYLFNWFLFVNIVLLSFFIGIVYEWTGNLAVTIIMHFVIDFLLGIYIKFRRSADDHEQGGKTRE, from the coding sequence ATGAAAAAGAAGTATAATGAAATAATCGCAAGTTTAACGGATAAAGAGTTGCTTTATCATTTATATTTAACACAAATCATTCTATTAGCCATCTCATTTATTTTAGGTTTTCTTTTATTTGATCATTTCTCATATTTAAATCAAATCCATTTAGGGGAAATTGACATTATTGCAATCGGTATACCAGCAGGTTTTACTGTTGTTATTATTGATATTGGGTTAATGAAATGGCTGCCATCTTCCTATTATGACGATGGGGGATTGAATGAAAGAATTTTTAAAAATAGAAATGTTATTCATATTTTCGTAATTGCTCTTTTAGTTGCATTTAGTGAGGAATTACTTTTTAGAGGAATCATTCAAACAAAAGTGGGCCTTATCCTGGCCAGTATTATTTTTGCTATTATCCATTATCGTTATCTTTTTAATTGGTTTTTATTTGTAAATATTGTTTTACTTAGTTTTTTTATTGGGATTGTTTATGAATGGACTGGAAATTTAGCAGTAACTATCATTATGCATTTTGTAATTGATTTTCTATTAGGTATATATATAAAATTTAGACGTTCAGCAGATGACCATGAGCAGGGGGGAAAGACCCGTGAATAA
- the prsW gene encoding glutamic-type intramembrane protease PrsW, with the protein MLGILSAGVAPGLALLSYFYLKDEYEPEPISFVLRTFIYGALLVFPIMFIQHVLEIENLLTSDLVDAFLSSSLLEEFFKWFILFYAIYQHVEFDEPFDGIVYGVAVSLGFATVENIFYLIANGIEHAMTRALLPVSSHALFGVIMGFYIGKAKFTEGNKAKWIVLSLLLPFILHGFYDFILISLENWLFIIFPFMIFLWWFGLRKVKKAKILSANHFKKQYPVQKTLHS; encoded by the coding sequence ATGCTGGGAATTTTATCTGCCGGAGTTGCCCCCGGTTTGGCATTACTTAGTTATTTTTATTTAAAAGATGAATATGAGCCAGAGCCAATTTCCTTTGTTCTTCGGACATTTATTTACGGTGCGCTTTTGGTTTTTCCAATCATGTTTATCCAGCATGTCCTTGAAATAGAGAATTTGCTTACATCGGATCTTGTCGATGCGTTTCTAAGCTCAAGCCTTCTGGAAGAATTCTTTAAATGGTTCATTCTTTTTTATGCTATTTATCAGCATGTTGAGTTTGATGAACCATTTGATGGAATTGTATATGGAGTAGCCGTTTCCCTTGGTTTTGCTACTGTTGAAAATATCTTTTATTTAATTGCAAATGGAATTGAACATGCAATGACACGTGCTTTATTACCTGTATCAAGTCATGCCCTTTTTGGGGTTATTATGGGCTTTTATATTGGAAAAGCAAAGTTCACTGAAGGAAATAAAGCGAAGTGGATAGTACTCTCATTGCTTTTGCCATTTATTTTACATGGATTCTATGATTTTATTTTGATTTCACTAGAAAATTGGCTGTTTATTATTTTTCCTTTTATGATATTCCTATGGTGGTTTGGGTTACGAAAAGTGAAAAAAGCGAAAATCTTGAGCGCTAATCATTTTAAAAAACAATATCCTGTACAAAAGACTCTTCATTCCTGA
- a CDS encoding Glu/Leu/Phe/Val dehydrogenase has protein sequence MVAENGTEKTNQVEKNDVLKSTQTVIHKALEKLGYPEEVYELLKEPLRMMTVKIPVKMDDGSTKIFTGYRAQHNDSVGPTKGGIRFHPGVTETEVKALSIWMSLKCGIVDLPYGGGKGGIVCDPRDMSFRELERLSRGYVRAISQIVGPTKDIPAPDVFTNSQIMAWMMDEYSRIDEFNSPGFITGKPLVLGGSHGRESATAKGVTICIREAAKKKGIQIEGARVVVQGFGNAGSFLSKFMHDAGAKVIGISDAYGALYDPNGLDIDYLLDRRDSFGTVTKLFNNTITNKELLELDCDILVPAAIENQITAENAYNIRASIVVEAANGPTTLEATEILTERGILLVPDVLASAGGVTVSYFEWVQNNQGYYWTEEEVEEKLEKVMVKSFKNIYDTAQTRRVDMRLAAYMVGVRKMAEASRFRGWI, from the coding sequence ATGGTAGCCGAAAATGGTACAGAAAAGACTAATCAAGTGGAAAAGAATGATGTGTTGAAATCAACACAAACAGTAATTCATAAAGCACTTGAGAAGTTAGGTTATCCTGAAGAGGTATACGAGCTCTTGAAAGAGCCGTTACGTATGATGACAGTAAAAATTCCAGTTAAAATGGATGACGGATCAACAAAAATATTTACGGGATACCGTGCACAACATAATGATTCAGTAGGGCCTACAAAGGGCGGAATTCGTTTTCATCCCGGAGTGACTGAAACAGAAGTGAAAGCCCTTTCAATTTGGATGAGCTTGAAATGCGGCATTGTTGATCTTCCATACGGCGGTGGTAAGGGCGGTATTGTTTGTGATCCGCGTGATATGTCCTTTAGAGAGCTTGAAAGATTAAGCCGTGGATACGTAAGGGCAATCAGCCAAATTGTTGGACCAACGAAAGATATTCCTGCACCAGACGTATTTACAAATTCACAAATAATGGCTTGGATGATGGATGAGTATAGCCGAATCGATGAATTCAATTCTCCTGGTTTTATTACAGGCAAGCCGCTTGTATTAGGAGGTTCACATGGGCGGGAATCTGCAACCGCAAAAGGTGTGACAATCTGTATCCGTGAAGCTGCTAAAAAGAAGGGCATTCAAATTGAGGGTGCAAGGGTTGTTGTCCAAGGTTTTGGTAACGCGGGCAGCTTTTTGTCCAAGTTCATGCACGATGCGGGGGCAAAAGTAATTGGTATTTCCGATGCCTACGGTGCTTTGTACGATCCAAACGGTCTTGATATCGATTATCTTTTAGACAGACGTGATAGCTTTGGAACAGTTACAAAACTATTTAATAATACAATAACAAATAAAGAATTGCTTGAACTTGACTGTGATATTCTCGTTCCCGCAGCGATTGAAAATCAAATTACTGCAGAAAATGCCTATAATATTCGTGCTAGCATCGTTGTTGAGGCAGCTAATGGTCCAACAACGTTAGAGGCTACAGAAATATTAACAGAACGTGGAATCCTTCTAGTTCCTGATGTATTAGCATCAGCAGGTGGAGTTACTGTTTCTTACTTTGAGTGGGTTCAAAATAACCAAGGTTACTATTGGACTGAAGAAGAAGTTGAAGAAAAGCTTGAAAAAGTAATGGTGAAATCATTTAAAAATATTTATGATACTGCCCAAACACGACGTGTCGATATGCGACTTGCTGCCTATATGGTCGGGGTAAGAAAAATGGCAGAAGCAAGCCGCTTCAGAGGCTGGATTTAA
- a CDS encoding CBS domain-containing protein: protein MFVKNIMIPKHESFTVQADVTLKDALKLLETHQIDGLPVLQGDKYIGVATRYNIYESYFLSNQQKEEYLTSTLVKDVVTHQDKLLLGGELFERTLLDLKDFPLLAVVDANKNFLGIVTRADVISSFESAFGVNRPGVRIAFTSVETEGRIARLSEIAHQFHEHIISLVTFDETDKLVRRIVMKIEKKDNIDRFTKKLEEHGFRILSIQEDE, encoded by the coding sequence TTGTTCGTAAAAAATATTATGATACCCAAGCATGAAAGTTTTACTGTACAAGCTGATGTAACACTAAAAGATGCTTTGAAATTATTAGAGACGCATCAAATTGATGGATTACCCGTTTTACAAGGAGATAAGTATATAGGTGTTGCTACTAGATATAACATTTATGAAAGCTATTTTCTTTCTAATCAACAAAAAGAGGAATATTTAACCTCAACCCTTGTTAAAGATGTGGTTACACATCAAGATAAGCTTTTACTTGGCGGGGAATTATTCGAGAGAACACTTCTAGATTTAAAGGATTTCCCTTTATTAGCAGTTGTTGATGCGAACAAAAATTTTCTTGGGATTGTTACACGTGCTGATGTGATTAGTTCATTTGAAAGTGCGTTTGGTGTAAACCGCCCGGGTGTTAGGATTGCCTTTACATCAGTTGAAACTGAAGGACGAATTGCTCGTCTTTCGGAAATAGCTCATCAATTCCATGAACACATCATATCTCTTGTAACCTTCGATGAAACAGATAAACTAGTACGCAGAATAGTTATGAAGATTGAAAAGAAAGATAATATAGACAGGTTTACCAAGAAGCTTGAGGAACATGGGTTCCGAATTTTGAGTATTCAAGAGGACGAATAA
- a CDS encoding LysM peptidoglycan-binding domain-containing protein, with protein MNKEEPYRDQAERLKKRIQKINDKVEAGGRDKFPPREQVHRQKKKKTKLKIKYPVIRLLVLSFILLPIIIFSVISYRDSGKNINDAKKTSGSSVGYETINLEKEPKEDETISDEPKDTDQENIDLNEASEESKESKDVVEQPVSSNTSDPSSQTSGSNEDTANKQAPDKNSQQQTAAIKSETNTNSTANTSKVVYHTVKPKETLFKIAMKYYQSQKGIDIIKKANKLQNENIYSGQVLKIPLNN; from the coding sequence GTGAATAAAGAAGAACCATACAGAGATCAAGCAGAAAGATTAAAGAAACGGATTCAAAAAATAAATGATAAGGTCGAAGCTGGTGGTAGAGATAAGTTTCCTCCGAGAGAGCAAGTGCACCGTCAAAAGAAGAAAAAAACAAAATTGAAGATAAAATATCCAGTTATACGGTTATTAGTCTTGAGTTTTATCCTCCTTCCCATAATCATTTTTAGTGTTATTTCTTACCGGGATAGCGGAAAAAATATCAATGATGCAAAAAAGACTTCAGGAAGTTCAGTTGGATACGAAACAATCAATCTTGAAAAGGAACCCAAAGAAGACGAAACCATTTCAGATGAACCAAAAGATACCGATCAGGAGAACATTGATTTGAATGAAGCTTCGGAAGAAAGTAAGGAGTCTAAGGATGTTGTTGAACAGCCTGTTTCAAGCAATACTTCCGATCCATCTAGTCAAACATCGGGTTCTAATGAAGACACAGCAAATAAGCAAGCCCCAGATAAAAACAGCCAGCAACAGACGGCGGCTATAAAAAGTGAAACTAATACAAATTCAACGGCAAATACAAGTAAGGTAGTTTATCATACTGTTAAACCAAAAGAAACATTATTTAAGATTGCAATGAAGTATTACCAATCACAAAAAGGAATCGACATAATAAAGAAAGCGAATAAGCTTCAGAATGAAAATATTTATTCTGGTCAAGTCTTGAAAATACCTTTAAACAACTAG
- the cotJC gene encoding spore coat protein CotJC yields the protein MWVYEKKLQYPVRVSTCNPTLAKYLIEQYGGADGELAAALRYLNQRYTIPDKVIGLLTDIGTEEFAHLEMIATMVYKLTKDATPEQLKAAGLGAHYADHDSALYYHNAAGAPFTATYITAKGDPIADLYEDIAAEEKARATYQWLINLSDDPDINDSLRFLREREIIHSLRFREAVEILKEESDKKKIF from the coding sequence ATGTGGGTTTATGAAAAAAAATTACAATATCCAGTTCGCGTTAGTACATGTAACCCAACACTGGCAAAATACTTAATCGAGCAATATGGCGGTGCAGATGGAGAACTTGCTGCTGCACTAAGATATTTAAACCAAAGATATACAATTCCTGATAAAGTAATTGGGCTTTTAACAGATATTGGTACAGAGGAATTTGCCCACCTAGAGATGATTGCCACAATGGTGTATAAGTTAACAAAGGATGCCACGCCTGAACAATTGAAAGCAGCAGGACTTGGGGCACATTATGCAGACCATGACAGTGCCTTATACTACCATAATGCCGCAGGGGCTCCTTTCACAGCTACCTATATAACTGCAAAAGGGGATCCTATAGCTGACCTCTATGAGGATATTGCAGCAGAAGAAAAGGCAAGGGCTACTTACCAGTGGTTGATTAACCTGAGTGATGACCCAGATATCAATGATAGTCTGCGATTTTTACGTGAACGCGAAATTATCCATTCCTTGCGTTTCCGAGAAGCTGTAGAGATTTTAAAGGAAGAAAGCGATAAAAAGAAAATTTTTTAA
- a CDS encoding DUF2663 family protein produces the protein MDSPIQLLEHTDQATKQMLENVRKRKKKFDDVKMWHYSSIYITLFFAFIFIIYFNITIVKHYSYSFLSMLSASLNDAVAMFLIGISIIGFGAMNLLKQEKEKKEKEYQELRCEIVDRSKDLWKKEEEWRNRHIVFELMKKKYDINLYHEKK, from the coding sequence ATGGATTCTCCAATCCAATTACTTGAACATACAGATCAAGCAACAAAACAAATGTTAGAAAATGTAAGGAAAAGGAAGAAGAAATTTGATGACGTTAAAATGTGGCATTATTCATCGATTTATATAACTCTTTTTTTTGCCTTTATTTTTATTATTTATTTCAATATAACAATCGTCAAACATTATTCGTATTCCTTTTTATCCATGTTATCAGCTTCATTAAATGACGCTGTGGCTATGTTTTTGATCGGGATATCTATTATCGGGTTTGGTGCAATGAATCTGTTAAAACAAGAAAAGGAGAAAAAGGAAAAGGAGTACCAGGAATTAAGGTGTGAAATTGTCGATCGAAGCAAGGATTTATGGAAAAAAGAAGAGGAATGGAGGAACCGCCATATTGTTTTTGAATTAATGAAAAAAAAGTACGATATTAACCTTTATCACGAAAAAAAATAA
- a CDS encoding metallophosphoesterase codes for MSLLWAGLFILGGGLLLLLYMIREAFLNKVVVHELVFSDFPATFGEVKIFFISDIHRRIISDRVIHDVKGKADFVVIGGDLTEKGVPFEKVKTNLLKLKQIGPVYFVWGNNDYEVDFRKLDAIMHDLGVKVLDNTSVTFESEQGEKLCLLGVDDLSKKRDRLDLALIDAEQNSFKILASHFPTITKKILPEHEIRLVLSGHTHGGQIHILGYSPYERGGIKKLVNTILFISNGYGTTALPLRLRAPAESHLITLKRGIEKLG; via the coding sequence ATGAGTTTGTTATGGGCTGGGCTGTTTATTTTAGGAGGGGGACTTCTCCTGCTTTTATATATGATACGTGAAGCATTTTTAAATAAAGTGGTAGTACATGAATTAGTCTTTTCAGACTTTCCAGCTACATTTGGTGAGGTGAAGATTTTTTTTATTTCGGATATTCATAGGCGAATCATTTCAGATAGGGTTATTCATGACGTAAAAGGGAAGGCTGATTTCGTTGTCATCGGAGGGGATTTAACTGAAAAAGGGGTTCCATTTGAAAAAGTAAAAACAAATTTATTGAAATTAAAGCAAATTGGTCCTGTTTATTTTGTTTGGGGTAACAATGATTATGAAGTGGATTTTCGTAAGCTAGATGCAATTATGCACGATTTAGGTGTAAAGGTATTAGATAATACGTCGGTGACATTCGAGTCTGAGCAAGGGGAAAAACTATGTTTACTTGGTGTGGATGACTTGAGTAAGAAACGAGATCGGCTTGATTTAGCACTTATTGATGCGGAGCAGAATAGTTTCAAAATATTAGCCAGCCACTTTCCAACAATTACAAAAAAGATTCTTCCTGAGCATGAAATTCGCTTAGTGCTAAGCGGGCATACTCATGGTGGACAAATCCATATTTTAGGATATAGTCCATATGAAAGAGGAGGAATCAAAAAATTAGTAAACACAATTCTTTTCATTAGCAATGGTTATGGAACTACCGCACTCCCATTAAGGCTGAGGGCGCCTGCTGAATCGCATCTTATTACTCTGAAACGAGGAATAGAAAAGTTAGGATGA
- the sleB gene encoding spore cortex-lytic enzyme, with translation MKKKNILIKYFILIFFCTMPLSFMENHEVYAFSNQVIQKGAVGDDVLELQSRLQYIGYFNGKIDGVFGWGTYWALRNFQYEYGLPIDGLAGAATKAKLVKASKYNEQFVKKQIKSGKKFTHYGGVDQRKQSAPSPKAPANKAPTNQAAPKPAAPKPAAPKPAAPNKAAPKKPTAANTPSGFSQNDIRLMANAVHGESRGEPYIGQVAVAAVILNRVNSASFPNTVSGVIFEPGAFTAVADGQIWLTPNETSKKAVLDAINGWDPTGEAIYYFNPNTATSGWIWGRPQIKRIGQHIFCK, from the coding sequence ATGAAAAAGAAAAACATCCTAATCAAATACTTCATCCTAATCTTTTTCTGCACTATGCCATTATCTTTTATGGAGAACCATGAGGTCTATGCCTTTTCTAATCAGGTAATCCAAAAAGGAGCTGTTGGCGATGATGTCCTTGAGCTGCAATCAAGGCTTCAGTATATCGGCTATTTTAACGGGAAAATTGATGGCGTTTTTGGGTGGGGGACATATTGGGCGCTTAGAAACTTTCAATATGAATACGGGTTGCCAATTGACGGGTTGGCAGGGGCAGCGACAAAAGCAAAACTAGTCAAGGCAAGCAAATACAATGAGCAATTTGTAAAAAAGCAAATAAAATCCGGGAAGAAATTTACTCATTACGGTGGTGTCGATCAAAGAAAGCAGAGTGCTCCAAGTCCTAAAGCACCTGCAAATAAAGCACCAACAAATCAAGCTGCGCCAAAGCCAGCAGCACCAAAGCCAGCAGCACCAAAACCTGCTGCACCGAATAAAGCGGCACCAAAAAAGCCAACGGCAGCAAACACGCCAAGTGGTTTTTCACAAAATGATATCCGTCTAATGGCGAATGCTGTTCATGGAGAGTCAAGGGGTGAACCGTATATTGGCCAAGTTGCAGTCGCAGCGGTTATCCTAAATCGGGTAAATAGTGCTTCATTTCCTAACACCGTTTCCGGGGTTATTTTTGAACCAGGAGCATTTACAGCTGTTGCTGATGGGCAGATTTGGTTGACACCGAATGAGACTTCAAAAAAAGCGGTATTAGATGCAATTAATGGATGGGATCCAACGGGTGAGGCAATTTACTACTTTAACCCTAATACTGCCACTAGTGGCTGGATATGGGGCAGGCCGCAAATCAAACGAATTGGTCAGCATATTTTTTGCAAGTAG
- a CDS encoding spore coat protein CotJB codes for MKQVPAEYYQLMEQLQAVDFVLVELTLYLDTHNNDLEAIHQFNHYSKERKRLKKEFESHFGPLMQFGNSYSGYPWNWDDTPWPWQV; via the coding sequence ATGAAACAGGTGCCTGCGGAATATTATCAACTGATGGAACAGCTTCAAGCAGTCGATTTTGTTTTGGTGGAGTTAACCTTATACTTAGATACACATAATAATGACCTTGAGGCCATCCATCAATTTAATCATTATAGCAAAGAAAGAAAACGGTTAAAAAAGGAATTTGAAAGCCATTTTGGCCCCCTAATGCAATTTGGAAATAGCTACTCCGGGTATCCTTGGAATTGGGATGATACACCATGGCCTTGGCAGGTTTAA